TGCAGGACGTGGACGCGCTCAACCTGCTCCAGAAGACGCTCGGCACCGAGCGGGCCGGCTACCAGGAGCTCAGCATCAACATCGACACCGGTGGCCTCGCCGCCCGCCGCATCCTCGCCCGTCTGGTCGAGGAGGGCGACAAGCCCGTGGAGAAGGTCCTGTGAGTGCCGGACCCACCGGGGAGATCTACCGCATCGACTGGCTGCCGGGCACCGACACCCTGCACGGCACCTGTCACTGCGGCCGCGAGCACACCTCGCAGGACCCGATCGAGATGTGGGAGTGGATGCTCGCCCATCCGCAAGGACACGAGCCCGAGGGATCCGTTCATGAGTGACGCGTACGAAGCCGAACTCGTCGTCGCCCGCCGCGAGTCGGCCGCCGACGGCGTGCTGGCCCTCACCCTGCGCCACCCGCTGGGCGAGCAGCTCCCGGCCTGGGAGCCCGGTGCCCACATCGACGTGGTGCTCGGGCCGGGCCTGGAGCGCCAGTACTCCCTGTGCGGCGACCCCGCCGACCGCACCGGCTGGCGGATCGCCGTGCTGCGCGAGCCCGCGGGGCGCGGCGGATCGGCCCATGTGCACGAGCAGTTGGGGCAGGGCGACAAGGTCAGGGTGCGCGGTCCGCGCAACCACTTCGCCCTGCGGCCCGCACCGCGCTACCGGTTCATCGCGGGCGGCATCGGCATCACCCCGATCCTCCCCATGCTCGCCGCGGCGGAGGCCGAGGGCGCCGAGTGGACGCTGCTCTACGGCGGGCGGACGCGTGAATCCATGGCGTTCACCGAGGAGTTGAGCCGCTACGGCGACCGCGTGACCATCGCCCCCCAGGACGAGACCGGCCTGTTGGACCTGCCGTCGGTGCTCGACGGCGTCCCCGGGGGCACGCTGGTCTACTGCTGCGGCCCCGGCGCGCTCCTCGACGCGGTGGAGGCGCGCTGCCCGGCCGGACTGCTGCACGTGGAGCGGTTCGCGCCGAAGGAGCAACCGGAGGGCGAGAACACGCAGTTCGAGGTCGAGCTGGCGCAGACCGGCACGACGGTCACCGTCGCCCCGGACGTCTCCGTGCTGGACGCGGTGCGCGCCTCCGGTGTGGAGGTGCTGTTCTCCTGCACCGAGGGGACCTGCGGCACCTGCGAGACCGACGTCCTCGAAGGCACCCCGGACCACCGGGACTCGGTGCTCACGGACGAGGAGCGGGAGGCCGGGGAGACCATGATGATCTGTGTGTCCCGGTGCCGGGGGAAGAGGCTCGTGCTGGACCTGTAGCAGTCGACGAGTTGACCCGGAGGCGACACCGAGTGACTGTCAACAATATTGTCAGCCAAAGGTGTTGACCAAGTACCCACGAGCCACCTACCTTTCGCGCTGAGCACCACTGTGCGGATCCGCGCGCACAGCCTGTCGGAACAACGAAGTCTGCACAGGAGGAGCCATGCGTCGTCTGCTCGTCACCCTCGCGGCCGGAGCGTTACTGGTCACCGCGTCGGCCTGTGGTTCGTCCGGTGACTCGGGGGCCTCGGGCTCGGGACCGTCGTCCGGGGGCACCACCACTGTCAAGCTCGGGCTCATTCCGATCGTCGATGTCGCACCGATCTATCTCGGCCAGAAGAAGGGCTTCTACGACAAACACGGGCTGAAGCTCGAGATCTCCACGGCGTCCGGCGGCGCGGCCATCGTGCCCGGAGTCGCCAGCGGGCAGTTCCAGTTCGGCTTCTCCAACGTCACCTCCCTGCTCCTCGCCCAGACCAACGGCGTGCCGATCAAGGCGGTTTCGAACGGCATCGCATCGACAGGCGTGGCCGGCAAGGACTTCGCGGGCATCGCGGTGAAGAAGGACAGCGCGATCACGTCCGCGAAGGACCTGGAGGGCAAGAAGGTCGCCATCAACACCCTCAAGAACATCAACGAGTCGGCGGTGCGCGAGTCGGTCCGCAAGGACGGCGGCGACCCGGACAAGGTGAAGTTCGTGGAGCTGGCCTTCGACCAGATGCCGGCCGCGCTCGACGGCGGCCAGGTCGACGCGGCCTGCGCGGTCGAGCCCGCACTCGCCACCATCAAGGGCCAGGGCGGCCGGGTGATCGCCTCCCCGATGGTGGACGTGGCCGCGAACACCACGGTGGCCATGTACTTCACCTCGACGCGGTACCAGCAGCAGAACGCCGACGTGGTGAAGAGGTTCCAGGAGGCCACCGCCGAGTCCCTCGCCTACGCCGACGCCCACCCGGACGAGGCCCGCCGGATCATCACGACGTACACCAAGATCCCGGCGTCCGTCCTGGCGCAGGTCACCCTGCCGAAGTGGCCGGCGGAGCCGAACAAGGAGTCCATCGAGGCACTCGCCAAGCTGGGCGAGGAGGACGGGTTCTTCAAGAAGACCCCCGACGTCGACGCGCTGCTTCCGTGAGACTCCAGAACGCGGCGCTGGGCGCCGCCGGGCTCGCGGTCTTCCTCGCCCTGGGCGAGGCGGTGCCCCGGCTCGGTCTGGTCAAGGAGGAGTACTTCCCGCCGACCAGCCGGATCGTCCGGGCCCTCGCCGACGAACTCTCCGACGGCGCCTTCTGGACGGCCCTCGGCGACACCCTCACCGGCTGGGCGCTCGGCCTGGCCATCGCCGCGTCGGCGGGCATCGTCGTCGGTGTGCTCGTCGCGGTCGTGCCGTACCTGCGCGAGGCGACCGCCTCGACGATCGAGTTCCTGCGCCCGATCCCCTCGGTCGCCCTCATCCCGCTGGCCGTGCTGTTGTACGGCAGCGAACTGCGCTCGGTGCTGCTGCTCGTCGTGTACGCGAGCTTCTGGCAGGTCCTCATCCAGACGCTCTACGGCGTCCAGGACGTCGACCCCGTCGCCGACGAGACCGCGCGGTCGTACGGTCTAGGCACCTGGGCGCGGATCCGGCACGTGCTGTGGCCGACCGCGCTGCCGTACGTCTTCACCGGCGTCCGGCTGGCCGCGGCCGTCGCGCTGATCCTCGCCATCACCGGTGAACTCGTCATCGGGGCACCGGGGTTGGGCGCGCGGATCGCGGTCGCGCAGAACTCGCAGGCGGTGCCGGAGATGTACGCGCTGATCGTGGTGACCGGTCTGCTGGGGCTGCTCATCAACGTCGGCGCGCGTACCGTGGAGCGACGGGCGCTGGCCTGGCACCAGTCGGTGCGCGGGGAGGTGGCGGTGTGAAACGGCTCGCCCTTCAGCTTCTCTTCGTGCTCGCCCTGCCCGCCCTGCTGGTGGCGGGCTGGTGGCTGGCCTCCGCCGACAGCACCGACGTCTTCTGGCCGCCGCTGCGCACGATCCTCGAGACCTTCCCGGACGTGTGGACCGGTGAACGGCTGCGCGACGACGTGCTGCCCAGCATCTGGCGGCTCTCGGCCGGTTACGCGCTGGCCGCCGTGGTCGGGGTGGCGGTCGGCACCGTCATCGGCTCCTACCGGCGGGTGCGGGCGGTGTGCGAACCCGTCCTGGAGTTCCTGCGGGCGATCCCGCCGCCCGTGCTGATCCCGGTCATCATGCTGTTCGCGGGCATCGGCGACACCATGAAGGTCACGGTCATCGCGAGCGGCTGCGTCTGGCCGATCCTGCTCAACACGGTCGAGGGCGTCCGCGCGGTCGACCCGGTGATGCTGGAGACCGCCCGCTCCTACGGCATCTCCGG
Above is a window of Streptomyces griseorubiginosus DNA encoding:
- a CDS encoding ABC transporter substrate-binding protein, whose translation is MRRLLVTLAAGALLVTASACGSSGDSGASGSGPSSGGTTTVKLGLIPIVDVAPIYLGQKKGFYDKHGLKLEISTASGGAAIVPGVASGQFQFGFSNVTSLLLAQTNGVPIKAVSNGIASTGVAGKDFAGIAVKKDSAITSAKDLEGKKVAINTLKNINESAVRESVRKDGGDPDKVKFVELAFDQMPAALDGGQVDAACAVEPALATIKGQGGRVIASPMVDVAANTTVAMYFTSTRYQQQNADVVKRFQEATAESLAYADAHPDEARRIITTYTKIPASVLAQVTLPKWPAEPNKESIEALAKLGEEDGFFKKTPDVDALLP
- a CDS encoding PDR/VanB family oxidoreductase — protein: MSDAYEAELVVARRESAADGVLALTLRHPLGEQLPAWEPGAHIDVVLGPGLERQYSLCGDPADRTGWRIAVLREPAGRGGSAHVHEQLGQGDKVRVRGPRNHFALRPAPRYRFIAGGIGITPILPMLAAAEAEGAEWTLLYGGRTRESMAFTEELSRYGDRVTIAPQDETGLLDLPSVLDGVPGGTLVYCCGPGALLDAVEARCPAGLLHVERFAPKEQPEGENTQFEVELAQTGTTVTVAPDVSVLDAVRASGVEVLFSCTEGTCGTCETDVLEGTPDHRDSVLTDEEREAGETMMICVSRCRGKRLVLDL
- a CDS encoding ABC transporter permease; the protein is MKRLALQLLFVLALPALLVAGWWLASADSTDVFWPPLRTILETFPDVWTGERLRDDVLPSIWRLSAGYALAAVVGVAVGTVIGSYRRVRAVCEPVLEFLRAIPPPVLIPVIMLFAGIGDTMKVTVIASGCVWPILLNTVEGVRAVDPVMLETARSYGISGPSRLRHLVLRSASPQIFAGLRQALSIGIILMVISEMFAASSGIGFTIVQFQRSFAVPDMWTGIIVLGLLGYLLSVVFHLVERRVLAWYHGLRASARRSP
- a CDS encoding ABC transporter permease, whose translation is MRLQNAALGAAGLAVFLALGEAVPRLGLVKEEYFPPTSRIVRALADELSDGAFWTALGDTLTGWALGLAIAASAGIVVGVLVAVVPYLREATASTIEFLRPIPSVALIPLAVLLYGSELRSVLLLVVYASFWQVLIQTLYGVQDVDPVADETARSYGLGTWARIRHVLWPTALPYVFTGVRLAAAVALILAITGELVIGAPGLGARIAVAQNSQAVPEMYALIVVTGLLGLLINVGARTVERRALAWHQSVRGEVAV